The region acacacacacacacacacacacacacacatcacacacacacatcacaacacacacacacacacacacacacacacacacacacacacaactgatcccgcacacacacacaaaacacacacacagagaaaccaaaacacacacacacacacacacacacacacaccgtcacacacacacacacacacacacacacacaccacacacacacaacacaacacacacacaaaccaaaacacacacacacacacacacacacacacacacacaaaccaaaacacacacacacactcacacacacacacacacacacacacacatccttctgcCCTCAGTCCACGGGTCTCCATGGAcgtccgtcttttttttcttttatcttttattattTAATAATTCTTCTCTTACTCATTCCGATTCCAGGATAGCCTGAACTGAAGCCCTCTCAGAGAAATGATGATGTTGTGAGATggaaacacaatgcatacatatatgaCAGCCAcggtcagccgtgtccgactatgaccatcagaacagcagaggaggcaactgctgttccgactatttgggctagaatttgattaaaggggatagtgtcttgcccaagttacatccccactctctcggccaagagggttttaggacagttggcgttgggatggttcccaaaggccaaccagcccacaaggctgcagcactaagagccagtgcaatgttgcctcctagtttgagaatcatagtccttcacaaaagaccaagctgtaaattatttcccattgactggagaaaccattgataatacatctctcactttgctgttggcctaaatgtaaacttatgtcaatctgtgatattagccgagtgttgggcacaaTGCATTCACAGGCTACAATAAAACACATAGCGACACTGACCCTGACACTGACAGCGCAAGTACCGTGATTCTGACACATCAGACATTCAACACGCACCTCATTAAATACATGGGATGACCATGCAGCTTGGTATAGTCGGAACTGCATAAAACGACACTGGATTTAATTATTGTCTGCGCCAGCACTTCCGTCGGTGTATGTTCATTGATTTTAGCCGTGTGGTTGAGAACTCGTGCACCTGGGAATCGAATTCAGTCTCAGTAACGGCTTGTTATTTTTATCAGTGCTCACAGGATTAAGTGCTgtcttgtcgttcttgttgttgtcacgtGTTGTTTCACGTTTTTACGGATgattcataaacaaacaaaaaatgacagtTCGAATCTCACAGAAGCACAGCCCTAGTTGCTCTCCCGACTGAATTATAGTGCTCAACAGCCTTGAGCAAATCGTACAAGCAGCTCAAAATGTATTCAATATCGACCCCTCAACCCTATACTAACAGAAACAAGCAGTCATTGTTCGTTCTATTTTTGGCCTCAATTTccacggctcacacacacacacacacacacacacacacacacacacacacacacagagctgaagtaATTATTCCTTACCTCATCCTCCtacgccccccgctccccccccccccccccccctcccccccgaacctCACAACCTTTTAAATAATGGACAGCATTCAGGCATCTACTTTCACTTTTAGTTCTATTTTTGGAATGCGCCGGAAACTTCCGCAGAAAATACTACGTCTCGACATATCGAACATCGACGTCATGTCCAGAGGTGGAAATGAAAGCTAAAAATAGCATTTACTGGTTTGTCTGAAATCGATATTCTGGCTGCCTGTTTTTGGTTTCTATTCtcccgtagtgtgtgtgtgtgtgtgtgtgtgtgtgtgtgtgtgtgtgtgtgtgtgtgtatgtgcgcgcgggcgcgcgcgcgcgcgcgcgcgcgtgtgtgtgtgtcacggtgtgcatgtcagtgcgtacgtgcgtgtcacagtcagtgtgtcagtgtgtgtgtgtgtgtgtgtgtgtgtgtgtgtgtgtgtgtgccagtgccagtgcgtgcgtgctcactgagtgtgtgtcagcgtcagtgtgtgcacagtgtgtgtcagtgtgtgtgtgtgtgtgtgtcaccgggTGTGCATGccagtgcgtacgtgcgtgtcacagtcagtgtgtcagtgtgtgtgtgtgtgtgtgtgtgtatgccagtgccagtgcgtgcgtgcgtcactgagtgtgtgtcagcgtcagtgtgtgtgtgtgtgtgtgtgtgtgtgtgtgtgtgtgtgtgtccccctcagtGTCTGCCTATTTGTCTATTTGTCCATCTCTCTTATTTCTGCACGTAACTTTATATActagtgcgtgcgtgagtgtgtcactcgcggctgatgtgtgtgtgtgtgtgtgtgtgtgtgtgtgtgtgtgtgtgccagtgtgtgtgtgtgtgtgtgtgtgtgtgtgtgtgccagtgtgtgtgtgtgtgtgtgtgaggggggggaggagagagggagatacccTAAcctagacagatatacagagaaagaaatagaaagagacagagaatctaTCTATCAGTATGTCCGGGCACACTGAGTTATCTAACTAGCACTGATATAAATAATAAAACACTTTCACTTGAATGAGTAGCCTGACTagtgaatatgaaaaaaatagaTGGATTAGCattaaatcaacacacacacacacacacacacacacagtactcgaTCAGTCGCATGCGCAGCAGCGCGCAATTGTACCACATCCAGTGACACCGGCGGGTTAATTGAATTTGGTTGAATTTTTGTTATGATTTAGcaggagattcagtttcagtttcaattaagGATGTGTCAtaatgtgtggactgatccatatcgCTTCACCATTATCTGCTGTTGCAGGAGAGATCCGTCTCGATGATGGACTGATCTGTAAAAATTGATTTCCGTTTTGATGAATCAGTTTTTGCCggaatcggaaaaaaaagaaagaaaaagaaacatttatCTCCGAAATAAATATTCATACTTTGTGACGTTTTatggaagggaaagaaaagcTCTGTTGAGTTTGAGAAAGTATAAGGAATCAAATTGTGGTATACTTTAATTGTGGACTGTGGCCATCAAACCTCTCTTGTCATGAAAAGCAAAGAAAGTGAAGCGTGCAAGGGAGGTTATTCTTGTTCCATACGTGGAGACAGACGACGCAATGGCAGAAGACACAGAAGACTTTGAACTGAAGCAGCTTGCAGAAACTGTTTATGGTAAGTAAATGATGTAGAACCTTGATTTGAACGGTGGATAAAGCTTGCTTATACTGAACCATGAGTAGTTTTCTGAAATAATCTCTTTCAGACTAAAATGTTTTCACTGACTGGAGCCAAAGGGCAAGTTTTATTTTCACTTTGTCAATGGccagttgttttttaattaaaaaagaaaagaaaaagtggcaaATAATGTCAATTTTACAGACACTGACAGCAATAATTATGGAACTGTGTCCATGATATTGAAATGGAGTGACGAATATCAACCCATGtcattttcctctgtgtgtgtgtgtgtgtgtgtgaagtaacaacactgcctccttctccttctcccttaacTCAGTGAGGAATCACAAGCGCACCACACAGACTGAACCTCCAGGTCTGTTTCTCTTATTCGCTTAACCTTGGTTCTTTGTTTTACAGCTTGATATTGTTTTAAAATGTTGACATCACCACATTTTGTTCAATACGTTGTGAAATGTATGccaaaaagagtgtgtgtgtgtgtgtgtgtgtgtgactgtgtgtgtgttttgaattgtGGAAAGGTGACATTTTTATAGGGCTTGATTTTCtatgactgttgtgtgtgattttgttttgttacatcttgtatgccaaattttactgttctgcttgctatctgtatcatgtgtgtgtgtgtgtatcacagactTCCACCCAACTGAGACAATAAAGTTCTTCTGACTCTGATTCTGATTAATTTCAGACATGATTCGTGATGTGCACGACCCAGAGAAACCCGAAACGCTGGAAGAGCTGAAcgtggtgagggaggagggggtgatggcgACACGCCTCCCCACCGGCCAGACGCTCATCACCATAGAGTTTGTTCCCACCGTGCCTCACTGCTCCCTGGCCTCTATTATTGGTAACAGTACTGTCATCTTCAGCTCCTCCCCCTCTCGCacctacgcatgcacacacatgcacacatatatgcacacacacacacacacacacacagacacacacaccttcacacacactgttcccaatCTTTCAGTATTAACAGTATCCTCACCTGGAAACTCTTtgttagaaatttcctcttttctttcattctctttgtttcaggcctttaatttaaaaaaaacaatttatTCTTCTGTCATTTCTTcgatttttattttctgttttgcttgtttattcatcTAGAAAGTCatgaatgtttgtatgtgtgttcaggTTGCTTATCTAAAACAgttaacaaaaatgaaataagataaacagACCAAGTAAACCAATAGGTGattagaaaaagaataaaaatacaaaataatagagTTGCGGTGTCTGATGTAACTCACTTTTGACAAACTACCAGCTGTGTTTGAATGCCATTCAGGGACTATACACTGGTAaattgtgttgttattattgttgatgatgatgataataatggttgtGTTGTTAGtgaagttgatgtgtgtgtgtgtgtgtatgtgtgtgtttgtgtgagagtgtgtgtctgtgttgtctgttaaTGTGTGTGGTATTACAGAACACCAGTGTGAATAAAACACTGAAACTTAGATTCTGCTGGGTCTGAGAGTTCTGAACTCTGTTTAGAAATACTTCCAAACAATGACGTGCAACACATTTTGGTTTTGAGTTTGGTAATTTTGTGTATGCTTTCAGGACTGACCTTGCGAAGAAAAATTGAGACCTCATTCCCAGAGAAATACAAGGTCAGTATAGAGTTTTATTCCACCTTTTCTTATGGACTAAAAGGTATTTAGTTGTGGAAATTGAGATATGTACACCTTCAAATTgaactttttgtgtgttttttcccccatgtgAATTAAAGATGTACCCTCAAAGAAGGATATAGTTGTAAAAGGATCAGTGTCAGTGAGTATTGTGACTTGTATGACTGCATGGTTTACAGTGTAATATATTAAGTTTGATAGTAGTaaatcttgtttctgtctgtctgtgtgtttctttttctctctccctttctctttctttctctgtctcacacacaccctctgccagtcacacacacacacacacacacacacacacacacacacacacacacacctttcttttttctctctctgtctcttgtcttggtACTGTGGATTGATAACACAGTATAGGTCCATGCTTCATATTCACAATTATATTGCTTTTTCAGGTGGACATTTTCATCAAGAAAGGCACCCACCAGACTGCAGATGATAGTAAGCaga is a window of Babylonia areolata isolate BAREFJ2019XMU chromosome 5, ASM4173473v1, whole genome shotgun sequence DNA encoding:
- the LOC143281886 gene encoding MIP18 family protein galla-1-like, encoding MAEDTEDFELKQLAETVYDMIRDVHDPEKPETLEELNVVREEGVMATRLPTGQTLITIEFVPTVPHCSLASIIGLTLRRKIETSFPEKYKVDIFIKKGTHQTADDINKQINDKERISAAMENPNLRSLVDKCIADEIG